TAGAAAAATTCTGAGGTGCTTGAAAcacatgcttttgttttgtgtgctCAAATGGGATAAACCCATGCCTGAAGTGTGTTGCCTCTCTCACATAACATTGGTCATTTCTCAAAGCAGGCTCAACGTTGACACCAGGAAGGTGAGGTTTCCTGGCAAGTGATGACAAGTACGAGAATAAGAGAAGTAGCCAACCTCTCAGAAAAGTTTTGGGGAATCAAAAGTGTACCAGGAGCCAGGACATGTTGAGACCTGGCAAATTACATTGAAATACCAAGATGCTTTCTGGGAATAGAGAGAATAACAGCACGTGTGCCACGATTGATTGTGAAGTGAGAGTAAAATAGAAATGTTTGTATTGGATGTAACGATTAGAGACCTACTCTGTAAAAGATCATGAATAAAGTAATGATCAGACAATTAGTTTCTTTCAGATCAATCTATTTATTCTTTCATATCTTTCAGACAAAGAAATTACAGTTTCCAACTACATAATGCACAATAAAAACAAGGTATATACAGATGTCTGCTTTGCAAATATTGCAATTAGCAATAAATAttatgtttaatttgttttacagtacagttcggatatttaaattattacatGCTTCAAACAGAGGTAGACCACACAAGGCCGGCATCTTGTTCACTATGATGCAGGGTGACGATGGAGGATGACTCAGTTGGCATTGACAAAGGACTGGTAGAAGGACATGAGCTGGGCTTGGAGGTCCTGGGCGTAGGGGTCAAGCTTTCCTCTCAGGTCCTCAGCATAGGGGGCCACCATTTTCTTCACGGAGTTGGCTCTTTGACTGAGCTCAACCTGGACTTTCTCTGTCATCGGGGCCACGCTATCCTGGAATTCCTGCAGGTGCTGGTccaccttcttcttcaggtCGTCGGTGTAGGGCCCCAGCTGAGCCTGCAGGTCCTTCACGCTCTGCTCCAGGCTGGTCTTCAGCTCCTCGCTCTTCTGGGTCAGGGTGGTCCTCAGGGCCTCGGAGTCCAGGGAGTCTGCGTAGGGGACGACctcctgcttgagctgctccactctctgctggatCTGGGCCTTCATGTCCTCGGTGTAGGGCTCCAGCTTCTCCCTGACAGTGCCCAGCTCCTTGGTCAACACGTTTCTCAGCACATCAGCCTCTGTGGAGATCTTGGTCATCAGGCTCTGGGCTGCAGGGGGAAGCTGCTCCTGCAGAGTGACTGCATAGGTGCTGGCGAGGTCGGCGCTATCTGCCAGGCGGGCACTGGGAGACAAAAGTAAAGGTGAGACCAACACAAAAACTGTGTATAACCAACACGTATCGGCCTAGTCATCGTGGTCCAGTAGCACTCGTATGACTTACTTGACTTCCTGTCCAAACTCAGACTTCCTGATCATGTCCAGGGTGTCATCTGCTGTCTGGGTGGCCTTCGCAATGTAGTCCCAGAAAGAATCAATCAGCACTTCCATCTGGGGCTTGGGCTCATCAGCATAGAAGAGGTTGGCATGACAGCCTGTTCAGAGGAGATCAGTTGGAGATTAGTGAAGATTTTATCAGTTAAATcagtttatttagtttttctcaaCAAGCAAtacaacatcatctttgactttgctttattaaaaaaaactgaaaaggtaAAAGCTCAACTTACCAGACAGCACAGCAATGGCTATTACCACAAACGCCTTCATGACTGTGTCttcctgaaaaacaacaacaatgtagTTTTAGGCTGCACTAACAAAAGTCAAAACTTTCATATTTCCCCCCtgaagttttgttttgaaatgttgtctAACTCTCACCTGCGTGTGGCTTGTGTATCTCTCGGGGATTAGCGGGTTTGCGAGTGTGCGAGGGAGCTTCCGTGTATATATACTGAGGCCAGGTGACAGTTGTAGTCAAGAGCCCAAAGTCCAGGAGTTCCTGCCATGTTGTCACGACGGCTCTCTTCCTGCATCTGCCGCCTCTCCTGCATGACTACAATCACATGACTCATGAGCCTACGACCCACAGACACAATCTTTACACCGCACAGAAGTTATATGCATTGTAGATATGTCACAACAACAAGACTTACACTCAAAAGGAATGTTGCCGATGTTCTCCTCTGACCCCCTTTCCAGAAAGCATTGTGATAAACTATCCACGTAGTTCATTGCTAACAGCCGGGAGATAAGACCAGATAATCCTGGAATTCTTACGTTGCTGGACTTTGTTTTAGGGTCCGGCAACGTGAATCAAAAACTTTTGggattgaaaagaaagaaggaaatacTATCACACAGATTATCaactttacattttaccagaagGTATTTGTGCCAAGTGCCAAACAGTAATGGAGTCAGGGTCAGAACTACAATATTTTTCCAGTGTCATTGTATTTCTCTGACACTGTTGACACAGGCCCAAATATTGGAACAGTGAGATGGAGACATCTCACTGTTCGAGGATGATGATGTTCTAAAAGGCTTGAAAAGATTTAATAATGGGTAAACCTCCGCCAATGACCAACAGTCACCTCATGACACCAAATTTAGATAAACTTGATtcagatttatatttgaatCTCCACCAAATTGCACTCATTGATCATCACCATTCTCCAAGTCTAACATGTCAGATGGTTTTCATTATGGtccataaattattctttgAGTCAAACAATGTCCTTAActtactaactaactaactaactaactaaacTCTCTCATTGACTGACTACACAAAGTGATGTCAGAGGTAATAAGGGTTTCCTCTTTTACAAAATATTCAACTATTAGAAAATACCTAAATTTAAACGTTACTGGACATGGGAACAATCCTATGAAATATTCCCACAGGGATTGAGCAGATTGCAAggtaattttttacttttttcttttcatcaaaagatcctcagggataaaaaaaaaaaaagacccatTCCCATTCTCAGTGAGAGGAAGCAGTGACACAATGAGGCTGCTCAGGTTCACTGTCTTCAGCTGGACGGTGTGAGGCATTTTTTGAcctatttgatttgtttcagttttattcttAACAGAGATGTGAAAAGTCAGATTGACGCATGTGGACATTGATCTATTTAGTCACCAGCAGCTTGAGTCAGTGGAACCTTTGTTTcatagctgctgctgcacaagtGAAACTGTTACGTCGACCATTTAGTTAAAGAAAATAGCGACAGGTATAGTTTATTAAATCACCAAGTGGCTTTGCTGGAAAACGCTCTGTCCTCTCTTTTTGACAGTCGCTCTGTGggcattgattttatttttttgacctTGTAATTCAAGTTAGATTTTATTTACTTGTAACAGCCTAATAGCAGCAAAGACATTGTTGGTGCCTAGTTCTCAAAGTGGGAGTTCTTTTGCTGACAAATTTCTTATATCTGAGTCTGACATGAATGGCTTTTTCACTTTCTGCTACTTGTACAGATTGGAACAATTTCCTGTATTGTACAACTTCTGAGTTCTTATTACTGAGCAAGCAGTTTGTTATATTCTTTTCCTTTTACTCTTACACAGTAGATGTGTTCAATCCATCCACAGCTATTACGCTCTGGGTGTATTATTGTTAACTTTTTTATCACTGTCATTCAAATCCATAATAATATCTTCAGGGAAACTAATGTTTGGGTCAGTGGGATCCtcctttttgttattatttgtgtatctattgtgtatcatgtttatttacataaatcaaaatgattttATTCTAAGTTTATTATATCGCATGTCATTTGTGATTTGTAAACAATAATGATGAATttgttatttcagttttaaagtTTGTTCCATTTATGGCCAATCGTCGTCAGCTTTGACTGGAAGCGTGTTTCCTTCACTGTATACAAAGTCCTGGTTATATCACCATTCATCAACGATGTAGTTGTTTCATGTTAGTATAGTGGtgttctgaaaacagctttgctCTTCAAACTACTACGGATCACTGAGAGGAACAATAGGAGCACCTAGTTCATAGCAAAGTTCACAAACCCTTTCTCTATATAAAATGGAGCAGGAGAAAGATAGATATAAAGCTGAGCCCACTTGTATGAAGGAACCTCAGAATAAGATGAAGGACTTCTCACTGAAATGTTCCAGTTTCAAGTCTCAGACAATTTGGAGGATCTCTTAAAAGGCAAAGGAAGGAATGGCTGAGTCCCCTGTGAAACCGCGGCCACTTCTTCCTTCAAAGGATGACGGTGTCGACTCTGCTGACCTTTGCTCCTTGTGATACACCGAGATTACTGAAACGTTGGCGTGACGCAGACACCAGAGCCATAAATTAATGCCACAAAAATCTCCCGATATTAGAGACAATAAAACACCAGCCTCATATCTAATCAAAGCTGGGCatcaaagaaatgaaagaaagagattTTGCACGTCTCTGCAGAGATTTATCAGTGGCAGAGAAAAGTTAACAGCTCAGTGATTCCAGATGTGAACTATCCTGTGAGGACAGGGTTTGTTTGAGGTGAAACGTTTGGATTTTGTCACTCTAACTCTGCTGAATCACACTTTCAGGTCTTTGCATCATGTAAGGCCATAAAGGGATGCATGGATAGGCATAactataaataacaataattgcaTATGCCGGACAATCACTGACATATGAAGCTGCAGACTTTGGGTTATGaacttgtgcatgtgtgtgtgtgtgtgtttgtgtgtgttcaatgCAATAACAatatatgggtgtgtgtgtgtgtgtgtgtatggattcTCTGGCGAAAGGTATCAGTGAGGACAGGGTGAGTCAGGGTGACAGCAAGGCACTAGCACCTGGACTTTGGGATCATTCCTTCCTGGCTTGCTATAAAAGCTGCTGGACTTCACCAGCTGGACACAAGCATTGCCTGGTGGATTTGCAGATACACTCGCAAAACTCAGGTGAGCTGGGGAAATAACGCGAGCTGTCTTGCCGCCTGCTGATTGTTGCGGTGACTTAACTCtctgttatttgttttgtcAGAAGGTCTAAGAACCATGAAGGTCCTTGTAGTGCTCGTCCTTGCTGTCTTCAGCGGTGAGTATGATGGAAACAtaatgcattgtgtttttttagtaAGTGAATTTTAGATTGTGAAAAATACCAACTGCATGATAAAGAACTGCAAGGCTCGCTGAGGAGTCACTAAAACTAATCGTGTCTTCTCTGAACAGGCTGTCATGCCAACCTCTTCTACGCTGATGCACCCAAGCCACAGATGGAAGTGATGGTTGACTCTTTCTGGGACTATGTTGCCAAAGCCACCGAGACAGCTGAAGACACCCTGCAGATGATCAGGAAGACTCAGTTTGGACAGGAAGTCAGGTACGCCATACAAAATGTGTGACCATATGTGACATGAAATACACTGGATGCTGGTAACTGAGATTCAATATTCCTATGATTTTGACTTAATCTCAATCTCACTTTTCTGTCCAGTGCCCGTCTGACGGAAAGTTCCGAACTCGCCAACACATACGCCCTGAGCCTCCAGGAGCAGCTTCCCCCTTCAGCCCTGGACATGATCACCAAAGTCACCGAGGAGGCCGACGTGCTGAGAGAGCGTGTGATCACCGAGCTGGGCACTGTCAGGGAGAAGCTGGAGCCCTACACCGAGGACGTCAAGGCCAAGatccagcagagagtggagcagctcaagcaggagCTGGCCCCCTACGCAGACTCCGTGGACACCGAGGCCCTGAGGACCACCCTGACCCAGAAGAGCGAGGAGCTGAAGACCAACCTGGAGCAGAGCGTGAAGGACCTGCAGACTCAGCTGGGGCCCTACACTGAAGACCTGAAGCAGAAGGTGGACCTGCACCTGCAGGACTTCAAGGAGCGCGTGGCCCCGATGACCGTGCAGGTGCAGAGCGAGCTGACCCAGAGAGCCCAGCAGGTGAAAGAGCTGGCCACCCCCTACGTCGATGGGCTGAGGGAGAAGCTGGACCCTTACACCCAGGACCTCCAGGCTCGTCTCACCTCCCTCTTCAACTCCTTTGTCAAAGCCAACTAAAGCAGAAATTGAATCCAGAACATTCACCTTGTATAGAAATATGACAGTATAAACTCACCTGTTTTGAAATCTGAAGAGGTCTATAGATATTTTTACagtattacaaataaataaattgtaaatattGAGTGCTGGTCTGTGACCACACAGTGTCATCTCCCTTTATAATGCAAATAAAGTGAAAGCCCAACATAAGATTGCATGTCggctgttttatttatgaatccAGAAAGAAGTTATTATTGACTGGTGATATGATTTCAGGTGCTGTTTGCTTCTTATGTCAAAATATCTTTCAAatcaaaatattaaatgaagGAATTGATAACATTGACTGAAACAATAACACATCACTACCAACTTATGGGCAATTCCGGAGGAAATTCCACATATGATAACACAAGAAACCGTGACGGTCCTGGACTTCACTTCACACTTTACTGGACAAATATACTCTCTGATAGGAGTGAGTGCCCCCTGGTGAACAAGTAGAGTCACTCCATTGAAGAGATTAAGCTGCTTATATCTGCAACAGGGTCCAGTCGGTTTTAAAACTTTCTATATGAGCTCTACAAAAACCTGAGGAATAAATCTTTCTGTTTGTTCTGTATCTGATTGCAAAATCTCCCTATCCCCCCGGTGCTCCTGTTAGGTTTCAGCTGTGGGTTTCGACCAGGGCATGTCCAGGTCTGTCTCTGCAGGTCTGGAGGTTCATAAACACATCAGGCTTCCACCTTGTTTTTAAGTTTTCCTTTTGTGCCTCCATCCCTGCTGTCAGATCGCTCCCACGCTGCCTTATCCAGGGGCAAACAACATTCCTCTGTTCTGCCCCCAGCTGCCACAGGCTTCGCACACCATTAAccctccaaacacacacgcagctcccatttctccttttgtctgattaaataaataaaaaaatgtaaaaaggagAAGATTAAAGATTGTACAGGTTGTATAGTAAAACATCTTAGTACCTTTTCAGATGTGTTAATATACTGTAAATGATTTCTAGGTGAGTTACACTGGgttctgttcttttttcctgGTTTTAATGTGTTGCTTTGTCTAAAACTTTTTTGACTAGTGGTTGGAAAATGCTGTGTTGGAATGAGTGGCCTCTAAAGGTGGAAATGTGTATTGCAACCCACTGAATAAGCCTAATCTCACATCCCAATTTTGTagagccgttttcagacatgacctgcgggcAAAGTccgacagagacaggaagtaacGTATTAATTCTACCGCGGAGATCAAATGATCACTCTCCTCACATAACTCCACTCGACTTCCTTTGGACTTTAAACTAAGAGACGAGGTGGAGAAAGTCCAAAGATAATCCGGAGGGTCTCAGTCGAACAgctgcattcacacatgcacatcctcCGGAGAAAACACTGGGGATCTGCAGAGTAACCTCCAGTTAAAATGAGAAAAGGGAAACGCAATGGCGGTGCAACATGCCCTACACTTGGTATTAGAGATGTATATGAAGGGCTCATTCTAACTCATCTGAATACATCACTTTTGCTACTTTTACATCTGGTGTTTACTCCAAATTTTCtctaaaacagagaaaagcgTCTGGcccagttttagtttgaaacctCCGTGACTGTGTTAGTCTGGACCGTCTGGTTTCAGTGACGCAAACTCACACTTTCACTTCCTGATTTGGGTTTTTTAAAGTCACAACACGACTGCCACATTGAGCGCAACAAGTGTTTCTAATCCTTattgtcagtaacacttccacCGTGTCTTTGGTTCAAGAAAAAATAACCTCCCTTGTCGTGCTTTTCGCTCTAGTTGTTCCTCGTTTATAACATTTCGTTAATACACAATATTCAACTATTATAAAATACCTACATTTAAACGTGACTGGACATGGGAACAATCCTATGAAATATTCACAGAGGGAATCTTTTCATCAGAAGATCCtcagggataaaaaaaaaaaaaagacccatTCCCATtctcaagcctgaaacatgcttctgcgttttcacgggcccgtaagcgcaagagcccttccgggtcccttacgtgcttatgtatccctccttacgtgctgacgggtgtcgacccccttttctaaaatttacggcaaagctccgcaagctcactcagcccgcaaggctgtgattggtctgcgctacatcccttctggagctgcatttccggtttcatgccccataataccggcagaaatcacggaagatttagaagaacgaatatggaccaaatagaagagcacttggcagaagatatccgatggtatgatcacttgtataacctgtcactgactggcggatttgtccgccagaaaaaggctacgaggagccgcagtggctatgtaaataaataatcgacgaagaagaaagaaggcgtctctaaggtcgtctcgacaaaaagcattactccgcctagtgttctggcgcggaattgctttgtaagacgcgcaacggttggggaagcatgaatgaaaacgagtcttgcgccacagcggcgtgaaaagacgcagacgcagtcgcagaagcatgtttcaggcttcagtgAGAGGAAGCAGTGACACAATGAGGCTGCTCAGGTTCACTGTCTTCAGCTGGACAGTGTGAGGCGTTTTTTGAcctatttgatttgtttcagttttattcttAACAGAGATGTGAAAAGTCAGATTGACGCATGTGGACATTGATCTATTTAGTCACCAGCAGCTTATGTCAGTGGAACCTTTGTTTcatagctgctgctgcacaagtGAAACTGTTACGTCGACCATTTAGTTAAAGAAAATAGTGACAGGTATAGTTTATTAAATCACCAAGTGGCTTTGCTGGAAAACGCTCTGTCCTCTCTTTTTGTCAGTCGCTCTGTGggcattgattttatttttttgacctTGTAACTCAAGTTagatttttatttacttgtaaCAGCCTAATAGCAGCATAGACATTGTTGGTGCCTAGTTCTCAAAGTGGGAGTTCTTTTGCTGACAAATTTCTTATATCTGAGAATGACATGAAtggctttttcattttctgctgctTGTACAGATTGGAACAATTTCCTGTATTGTACAACTTCTGAGTTCTAAGTTATTACTGAGCAAGCAGTTTGTTATACTCTTTTCCTTTTACTCTTACACAGTAGATGTGTTCAATCCATCCACAGCTATTACGCTCTGGGTGCAttattgtttacttttttaTCACTGTCATTCAAATCCATAATAATATCTTCAGGGAAACTAATGTTTGGGTCAGTGGGATCCtcctttttgttattatttgtgtatctattgtgtatcatgtttatttacataaatcaaaatgattttCTTCTAAGTTTATTATATCGCATGTCGAGTTGTTCCTCGTTGATAACACTTTCTTCAACCGACTGCAGGGTGGACATTCTGCTACGTGGATACATCAACATGCATCTGCGAATAGCCtaacatgtgttttttcaggTGTATTTGCATGGATAGCAgtcattttcattaaaaaaacatatattttattcaagAATTCTCAGGTAATTAATAATTTTACATCTCTGCGAGTCGATCTGCTGAATCCTACTCACTGGATCTTCCACGATTAAAATCAAACTACACTGATAGATCCTTAAAACTAAATACTACCAGATAGCAAATGGGCAAAATGGAAAAGGCAGAGCCATGTACTATCCATCTCgtgacatttttgatttattaaagCGTGTAATTGATGGAGCAGATTGCCAAGATCAAGAGTCTGCCTTTAAAATGTCGAGGTTTTTGATATGACACGTAACAGCTATAATCGTCTGTTTCCTCTGGTATTCAGAGCCGTTAGAGAAAGTAGACGTTTGGGGAAACGCCTGCAGGCTTTACATGTTATGATTGACACCACTCTCATGTCAgtgtgatgaaataaaatcGCTCATGCTgaagtcactgctgctgctgctgctacagagcgcAGGTGAGCTGCAAACTCCAGATTTGCAGCTCACAGACGGACATTTGCAGTAGTTTCTGCATGGCTTTAACACCTTTAGACACCAGGCTTATCTCCTTTCGCCTCCAAGGATAAGTTCACCACCAGCTCGTCACTTCACCCTGAGCATGTCACTGCTACGTGAGTCAGACTCAGGACTCCTTTATCACAGAGACATGGTGCCACCAGCTCAGGAGAACAGTGGCTCGATCAGCTGATTTCTGGGCTCTGTAAGCACCAATCTCCATCAGCTGACTCTGACTCAGGCCCAGAGGATGGAGGATATGCTGCAGGGAAAACAGTCATTTCTAAAGTCAAGCAGCCAGTTCAAACAGCCAGTTCAAACAGCTCTGAGCCAACAGACGTCAACGGCAGTAACCCGGCCGACTCACCCACACAGATGTTTTAATGGTCTGAGGGGTGAGATCCTGCAGGTTTAAACAAATTCTTCACACCAGCTCCCAGAGAACAACAGAGTCCCGTCTGGGTTACTGTGGTTCAAACCATGGAAAGATGCCCTCTCACACAATCTGTCCTGATAGACGTTGGACATTGCCTCTGTTGTTGTGGTGCAAAAGGAGAAGCGACTGTAGTTTATGGCTGTGTcagatgttttactgtattACCTCACATTACTCCAgtccctctgtttccctttcctgcctcctgtctctctctgtcctggtCACAGTGTTGGTTTATGAGGTCGAGTGTGAGATCTCTCTCCTCACATGTGTTGCTGGTCGGTCACTCTGGTCGAGGTCACTGAAAATGAATCTACATGGTTGTGCTGCAAGTACATGCTTCTATCAACTTAATAAACAAAAGGCGTATTGATTAATGTGTACAAAATCTGAAGTGTCAACATGAGGATATTTTGCTAGTGGTTTGTTAAtgggattacacaaaaactactggacagctTTCAGCCAAAGTTGAATGATGTGGCCTGGGTCAGGGAATTAACATATTTGAAgcagatccacacacacacacacacacacacatcgggtggttctcaaccttttcacagatttctcagagaatagtCCATGGATCCTAATGAACACCAGGGAAGATCTAGTGAGTTTAAATGTTTACGGGGTCTGTTCGGGGTTTGCACTCGACTGAGTGTTTCATCATCATTGGAACTCCCGAAGTGACACATTATTGTTGTGGTGTACCGAGATCAAAGGTTTTCCACAGAAAAGTTAcacttcaacatttaaaaaactgtttcatcTCATTGTTAAAACACATCAAAGAACCAGCTTGTTTCACAGTTACAAACCAGCTGGACAATCTGGCACTGTGTCCTAATCTCATCTGTGAGCTGACCTCTCAGAGTTATCACGCACTAGTGTTATCACGTCCTCACACTAATTACCAAGTCGTGCCCGTTCACACTTTGTTCTCGTGTAAAGTTGCATTTCTGTTGCAAAAAATGACAGGACATAGAAAACTGCCGGCCTGACAACGTAGAGGCTAAGTGCTAAAGGACGAAGGTCGTTCCACATGGTCAGTGAAGGACTCAGAGTTGAAGTtgatagcaagaaaaaaaacttttaatcaTAGccaatgagaaaataaaaccacacaCTAATTTATATCATGGCTTGTGGCGAGCATCCTCAACCTTTGTCTGTCATTTGTTGAATTGTGGAGTTTATTCAGGCGAGAGCAACCAAATACCAACTAAGCTTTTTGCTCCTTCCATTAAAATATTAcagaagaatcagaatcagaatcagaatcagaagtattctattgccaagtaggtttacacctacaaggaatttgctctggttatttgagcttacaatgaacatagaaacataaaacgcaataaatacaacatacataggaaaagcaataaaaaatagaaaaccagtatatatttactcactgtttacttcttatttactcacttttttccaatatttatacaaagtagcattgattttgacataaacatttttgaataaaaatatatgaaagataaaagatataaaaagtgaagtaaaaaccTATCAATGAAAGGCTCTTATTAATATGTTACATTAGTAGCAATAATCAATAGTTTTATTCACAGTAGTATTCACTCATGAATCAGAGTAGAAAACTTCTGCCCTATCGACCTTTGTCTCTTACCAATGTATTGAAACCTCAGTCATTATCACAGGTCTGTGATGGAGATGTGGGTCCGATCTAAATATCCACTAGTGCTCATGACAGCAGTGGTCTGACTTTAAGCAAATATTTGTTGGCCGCAGTTTACAGTCAAACTTCCCCTCTTCTGTGCCAGTTTCAAAATCATGGAGATTTCTCAGATTTCTTTtacaacataaaaacagaaatatcttgtttttaccGACTTGTAACTCCTGGATAATTCACttactttgttctgttttttttttttacaggttaTGCAATCTTtcatgttctctttttttttacctataaATCTTTTAACTAAGTTGGACTGGCGTGTATCCCCATGCCCCAACATGCCCCATTTGTGCTGCGGACACATTATTTGTACTTCATGTACTCACTAGTCATTTAAAGCTCTTTTTCATGCAACATTATGTGTCTCAAGTGAGCAGCATATCGATGGACTACTGAAGAGGCATTTGGACTATAGGATAATGTGATTGAGATGCAAAGGTGCCCCAATGCGTTGGGGGCTGTTTATCTGCCGGGGATGATCAGATGCAAATGCaatgaaatgcaaatgtgaTGGTCTGAAATGCATGTGAAGCAACCTAAATTACTTCCTGGTGCCGGGGGGATTTATATTCAGATTAGATCACTGCTGATAACAATCTGAGAAAAAGCCTCAAGGAGCTTCGGTCGTTATAAACAAAACCTGTGAAAAc
The DNA window shown above is from Platichthys flesus chromosome 11, fPlaFle2.1, whole genome shotgun sequence and carries:
- the LOC133964928 gene encoding apolipoprotein A-I-like, which encodes MKVLVVLVLAVFSGCHANLFYADAPKPQMEVMVDSFWDYVAKATETAEDTLQMIRKTQFGQEVSARLTESSELANTYALSLQEQLPPSALDMITKVTEEADVLRERVITELGTVREKLEPYTEDVKAKIQQRVEQLKQELAPYADSVDTEALRTTLTQKSEELKTNLEQSVKDLQTQLGPYTEDLKQKVDLHLQDFKERVAPMTVQVQSELTQRAQQVKELATPYVDGLREKLDPYTQDLQARLTSLFNSFVKAN
- the LOC133964927 gene encoding apolipoprotein A-IV-like encodes the protein MKAFVVIAIAVLSGCHANLFYADEPKPQMEVLIDSFWDYIAKATQTADDTLDMIRKSEFGQEVNARLADSADLASTYAVTLQEQLPPAAQSLMTKISTEADVLRNVLTKELGTVREKLEPYTEDMKAQIQQRVEQLKQEVVPYADSLDSEALRTTLTQKSEELKTSLEQSVKDLQAQLGPYTDDLKKKVDQHLQEFQDSVAPMTEKVQVELSQRANSVKKMVAPYAEDLRGKLDPYAQDLQAQLMSFYQSFVNAN